TGAGGTTTTATCAGGCAGGACACTTGATATTAATTCTAACTTCCTTGCTAAGCGTTTGCAAAACTTAGGGATTACATTAAATCGAATTACAGTTATCGGCGATGAGAAATCGACAATCGAAAAAACCGTCTCTTATGCGATTGAACATACCGATATTGTTTTGGTTTCAGGCGGATTAGGACCGACGCCCGATGACCAAACTGTTGCCAGTATCGCAAAAATTTTCAAACGACGCTTAATTTTGGATGAATCGATATTAGCCAAGCTCGAAATGCATTTCCAAAACCAAAACATTCCAATGCCCGAACTGGCAATGAGACAAGCACTAATACCCCAATCCGCAATCGTTTTAAATAATCCAGTGGGTACAGCTCCAGGGATTATCATAAAATCCGGTAAAAAATCAGTTATTCTGCTTCCTGGAGTTCCAATTGAATTACAGAAAATATTTGAAACCGGTGTTGTGCCTTTTCTTACGGATACCTATGCTTTACAACCATCAATTGAGTTAGTTGTTAGGACGACAAATATACCGGAAACAGCCATTGTTGAGAGAATATCAGATATCTTAAAAAAATATAAAGATATTGCCGTTGCATATCTACCATCAATCACCGGCGTTGATATAAAAATAACAAATATCCGAGACAAAAAACATTTGTCAGATTTGACCCGTGAATTATCAACACGACTTAAACCATATGTTTATGTATTTGGCGAAGAGACTATTGAGGAAGTGGTAGGGAATCTTTTAAGAAAAAAACAACTTTTGTTGAGTGTTGCTGAATCATGCACAGGTGGCTTAATCGCAGACCGGATTACTAATGTTCCTGGTAGTTCCGAATATTTTATTGGAGGTGCGGTCGTCTATAGCAATAGACTAAAGAATTCAATATGTCATGTACGAAATGAAACTTTAAGAAAATTTGGTGCGGTGAGTAAAGAGACGGTTTTAGAAATGGCAAAAGGCATCAAAGAAAATTTTGGTGCGGATATCGGTATTGGTGTATCCGGTATTGCTGGTCCATCAGGACAAACTGCACAAAAGCCAATTGGATTAGTCTATATTGGTATTGCCACGAAAAAAGGACAGACTTACGAAGAACATCATTTTACGGGAACAAGACGGATGATAAAAGAAAAATCAGCAATGGCAGCATTGGATTTACTTCGCCGGACCATTGAAACTATTTGACTTCTTACGAGATAAAAAATGTGGGAAAATTTTGGAATTTCAAATAAGGGTAGCAGTATATTAAACAAAATCAGGAGGTAAGTTGATGGAAACGATTCGTTCCTTTATTGCTATTGAAATTCCGAAAAAAATTAGGCAGGAGATTATGAAATTTGTTGATGANNNNNNNNNNNNNNNNNNNNNNNNNNNNNNNNNNNNNNNNNNNNNNNNNNNNNNNNNNNNNNNNNNNNNNNNNNNNNNNNNNNNNNNNNNNNNNNNNNNNGCGAAAGTTGAATCGACATTAGCGGAAATCGGCTACAAACCTGAAGAACGACGGTTTCATCCCCATCTAACAGTTGGGCGAATTAAAGAAAGAATTGACGGTAATAAAATTTTTACAACTCAATATAAAAGTGAAGTATTTTTAGTTAACTCAATAATATTATTTAAAAGCACCTTAATGCCAGAAGGACCAATTTACGAAAAACTGCAGGAATTTTCTTTTAAGGTTTGAAATTTGAAAGAGACTGATAGATTAATTGAACAATAAAATTAAATCGTATATAAAATTAATGAAATGAGAGGATTAATTTTTTAGTTTGTTAAATTAGTAGATGTACTAATAAAAATAAATAATTGCAATTCTAAAATAAATCTAAAAGTTTCACACTATTCAATCGAAAAAGAGCAAATATAAATCTTAAAAATGTTGTCAAATTTCTTATCAAAGTTTTCTGATGTTGATAATTGATTTATACAAGACTAATTTTTCTCTGGTCATTTGTGGTTTCTTTTCGTATCTTTAATGACAATTGCTTCCCTATAGCATCCTTTAATATTCAGATGTTTTGTGAATTTATGAATAAAAGTGTAGTCAAGACTTTGCTTTAAATTTTTCTATAAATAATATTAAGATTTGAAAAAATAACTTTCTGCTACTAACGAAATTGCATTTCTAAAATTATTAATAAAAATTAGTATCGAATGAAACTGCTGACCGATGCGGTCTTCGCGTATAATAGTTATTAAAATAGATAAATAAAAATCTATTTTGGATAAATTTACTGATTTTTCTTTCTGTATATGCTATGTCACTTTTTAGATTTATCTAACTGGTAGTATTAATAATTTTGTGTAAATTCTATTTTCTTCCACAAAGGTTTTACTTCCCAATGTTGGGTATATTTGTTAAAAACTGCATACACTATCCTGTAGGTTGACATAGACATAAATTCTCATATAATAAAACCTATGGATTTTCCGAAAAGATATGAACCAAAACAGATTGAAAAATATTGGTATAAATTCTGGGAAAGTCAGGGATATTTTACTCCGAATTTAAAAAGTCAAAAACCGAGATTCTGTATAGTAATTCCGCCACCTAATATTACGGGTGTTTTACATATGGGGCACGCCTTAAATAGCACGCTTCAAGATATTATTATTCGTTTCAAAAAATTACAAGGTTATGAAACATTATGGTTACCTGGAGTTGACCACGCCAGTATCGCTACTCATAATCAAATTGAAAAATTGTTAGCTAAACAAGGTAAAACCCGATTTGATATTGGACGAGAAGAATTTTTGAAACTGGCTTGGGAATGGAAGGAAAAACATGCCAATATTATATTAGAACAATTAAAATCCTTAGGTGCTGCTTGCGATTGGACGCGTACAAGATTTACCATGGATGCGAAATTGTCCCGTGCAGTGCGAGAAGCCTTTGTTCAGTATTATGAAAAGGGTCTAATTTATAAAGCATATTATATTATTAATTGGTGTCCACGGTGTCATACTTCGATTTCGGATTTAGAGGTGAAGTATAAAGAAACGGCAACTAAACTTTGGTATATCAAATATCCCTTAAAGCCAGACAATAAAGAGCCAATAGCGAAAGATTATATTGTTGTCGCAACTACTCGACCGGAAACGATGCTTGGTGACACCGCAGTTGCAGTTAATCCTAATGACGAAAGGTATAAATCTTTAATTGGGAAAGAGGTCCTTTTACCTTTAGCCAATAGAATTATTCCCATTATTGGTGAAACCACTGTTGATGTAGAATTCGGAACCGGTGCGGTAAAAGTTACACCGGCGCATGACCCAGTCGATTTTGAAATTGGTAATAGACATAAGTTAGAATTTGTGAAGATTATCGATGAGGATGCCAAAATAACTGATAAAGCACCCTTAAAATATCAAGGATTAAGTCGAGAAAAAGCAAGAGAATTAATTGTCGCAGACTTATCTGCGCAAGGATATTTAGAAAAAGTTGAAGATTATACTCATCGTGTCGGCACATGCGTTCGTTGTGAAACACTTATTGAACCGTTAGTGTCTTTACAATGGTTTTTGAAAACAAAACCTTTGGCTGAACCAGCGATAAAAAAAGTAGAAGACCAATCAATAAGATTTTATCCTGAACGTTGGACTAAAGTCTATTTAGATTGGATGTATAATATTCGGGATTGGTGTATTTCTCGCCAACTTTGGTGGGGACATCGGATTCCGGCTTTTTATTGTGATGACTGTAATAACTTAATGGTTACGCGCGAAGACCCTAAAGAATGTGATAGATGTCATAGTAAAAATATTAGACAAGATGAAGATATTTTAGACACCTGGTTCTCTTCTGCCCTTTGGCCTTTTTCAACTTTAGGCTGGCCTGACGATACGGAAGATTTGAGACAATTCTATCCTACTAATCTGCTATCAACCGATCCGGACATTATCTTCTTATGGGTCGCGCGGATGATTATGTCAGGATTAGAATTTATCAAGGATATTCCATTCCGAGATGTATATATTCATTCCACAGTGCTAGCTGAAACCGGAGAGCGAATGAGTCGTTCTAAAGGTATTGGTGTTGACCCGCTGTTATTGATTGATAAATACGGTGCTTGTGCTTTACGATTTACCTTGGCGTATTTAGAAACCGAAAGTCAGAGTTATCGGTTCTGGGAGAAAAAAGTGGAATTAGGAAGAAATTTTGCCAACAAGATTTGGAATGCAGGCAGATTAATAAGTATGTACTTAGAAATTAGCGAAGCGGTTAAAAATTTAGATGAAAGTTATTCGTTAACTTCGCTTTGGTCAGTAATTCAAAATCCAATAGATATCTGGATTTTTACGAAATACATTAAGACCGTAGAGACCGTAACGAGTGCTTTAGAACGCTACGCTTATGCCCAAGCTGCGAGTGCGCTCTATACATTTTTTTGGGACGATTTTTGTGATTGGTATCTGGAGACTTGTAAAATTCGTCTTAAAGATAAGGAAACAATAATCTTGGCTGTCCTCCGTAAACTTTTTCAAGAAATTCTTATTTTACTCCACCCGTTTATGCCCTTCTTAACTGAAGAGTTGTGGCATCGGTTTAATTTCCAACCAGGCTCAAGCATATTAGATGCCGCATGGCCAGAGATTGATGACACCACAAAACAAACACTTGCGAAACAATCTGATGCTATTCGATTTTTTGATGCGCTTCAAGATTTAATTAAGGGAATTCGCAACATCCGTGCAGAAATGAATATTGCAAATGATAAAAAAGTTATTTGTTTAATAAATACCAGTGATAAGGCACTTAGAGAGTATTTGCTTTCTGAAATTCCAAGTAAAATAATCAAAGAACTTGGTAGGGTATCGAAGATTGAACCTTCTGAAGACAGACCCGCCCAATCCTCGGTAATTATTATGAAAGATTTAGAAGTTTATATTCCTTTAACCGGCTTGATTAATTTTGAAAAGGAAAGAAAACGTTTAGAGAATGAATTACAAACCGTGCAAAGAGAACTTGATAAAATTAATAGTCTACTCACTAACGATGATTTCTTAACTAAAGCTAAACCATTAGTGGTGGAACGAGAACGGGAACGAAAACTAAAGTATGAAGATAAAATTAAAAGACTAAGAGCCGCAATCGCATCATTGGTATAAAAAATTGAGATAAACTTCTCCATAAAATATTGTGAGGAAGAAAATCTACAATCGGAAATAAATTATGAGATTCATTGGTTGGATTTTTTCTCTCTTGATACTTATAGTATTTATTTTATTTTATAATTTACGATATAATCCTTTACACAACGAACTTATAAAGATTAAGCAGGAAAATTTGTTATGGCAGTCACAGATTAAAGAACTGGAAGGTAAATTAGCAAGATTATCTACAACGAAAGAACCGATATTTAAACAGACTTATCTCTGGGATGAATTGTTTGCTGGTCCTGCCAGTTTTTCTTTGACGCAACCGGCTCAAGTAATGCTTAA
Above is a window of candidate division WOR-3 bacterium DNA encoding:
- a CDS encoding valine--tRNA ligase, translated to MDFPKRYEPKQIEKYWYKFWESQGYFTPNLKSQKPRFCIVIPPPNITGVLHMGHALNSTLQDIIIRFKKLQGYETLWLPGVDHASIATHNQIEKLLAKQGKTRFDIGREEFLKLAWEWKEKHANIILEQLKSLGAACDWTRTRFTMDAKLSRAVREAFVQYYEKGLIYKAYYIINWCPRCHTSISDLEVKYKETATKLWYIKYPLKPDNKEPIAKDYIVVATTRPETMLGDTAVAVNPNDERYKSLIGKEVLLPLANRIIPIIGETTVDVEFGTGAVKVTPAHDPVDFEIGNRHKLEFVKIIDEDAKITDKAPLKYQGLSREKARELIVADLSAQGYLEKVEDYTHRVGTCVRCETLIEPLVSLQWFLKTKPLAEPAIKKVEDQSIRFYPERWTKVYLDWMYNIRDWCISRQLWWGHRIPAFYCDDCNNLMVTREDPKECDRCHSKNIRQDEDILDTWFSSALWPFSTLGWPDDTEDLRQFYPTNLLSTDPDIIFLWVARMIMSGLEFIKDIPFRDVYIHSTVLAETGERMSRSKGIGVDPLLLIDKYGACALRFTLAYLETESQSYRFWEKKVELGRNFANKIWNAGRLISMYLEISEAVKNLDESYSLTSLWSVIQNPIDIWIFTKYIKTVETVTSALERYAYAQAASALYTFFWDDFCDWYLETCKIRLKDKETIILAVLRKLFQEILILLHPFMPFLTEELWHRFNFQPGSSILDAAWPEIDDTTKQTLAKQSDAIRFFDALQDLIKGIRNIRAEMNIANDKKVICLINTSDKALREYLLSEIPSKIIKELGRVSKIEPSEDRPAQSSVIIMKDLEVYIPLTGLINFEKERKRLENELQTVQRELDKINSLLTNDDFLTKAKPLVVERERERKLKYEDKIKRLRAAIASLV
- a CDS encoding RNA 2',3'-cyclic phosphodiesterase, with translation AKVESTLAEIGYKPEERRFHPHLTVGRIKERIDGNKIFTTQYKSEVFLVNSIILFKSTLMPEGPIYEKLQEFSFKV
- a CDS encoding competence/damage-inducible protein A; amino-acid sequence: MLNAQIIIIGNEVLSGRTLDINSNFLAKRLQNLGITLNRITVIGDEKSTIEKTVSYAIEHTDIVLVSGGLGPTPDDQTVASIAKIFKRRLILDESILAKLEMHFQNQNIPMPELAMRQALIPQSAIVLNNPVGTAPGIIIKSGKKSVILLPGVPIELQKIFETGVVPFLTDTYALQPSIELVVRTTNIPETAIVERISDILKKYKDIAVAYLPSITGVDIKITNIRDKKHLSDLTRELSTRLKPYVYVFGEETIEEVVGNLLRKKQLLLSVAESCTGGLIADRITNVPGSSEYFIGGAVVYSNRLKNSICHVRNETLRKFGAVSKETVLEMAKGIKENFGADIGIGVSGIAGPSGQTAQKPIGLVYIGIATKKGQTYEEHHFTGTRRMIKEKSAMAALDLLRRTIETI